The Thermoanaerobaculales bacterium genome segment TCGCCACCTTCTTCGGGATGGTGATGGGCGGCGGCTCCGACCCGACCACCGCGCAGGTCAAGCTGACCGTGGTCGACGAGGACCGCGGCGAGCTCGCCAGGATGCTCATCGACGACCTCGCGGGCGCGCGCCTGGCGATCGCCGAGATCCCTCCCGAGGCCGCGGGCTCGACCCCGGACAAGACCCGCACCCTGGTCATCCCGAAGGGCTTCACCGAGCGGGTGCTGGCCGGAGACCAGGTGACACTGGTTCTCGAGCGCGACCCCGGCAGCAACTCCGAGGCCTCGCTCGCCGCCCAGGCCCGGATCGCGGGCGCGATCGCCCGGCTCATCGGCCGGCTGGTCGAGGCGCAGGCGGCGTCGGAAACCGAGGGACCGGCAGAGCTCGGCGCCGTGCTCGCCACTGCCGGTGCGGTTGACGTGGTGACGGTGGAGTCCCGCTATGCGGGCAAGGCCCGCGTCGCGCCGGGCGGCTTCGCGCACTCGGTGCCGGGCAACACCGTCATGTTCGTGATGCTGGTCGCGCTCACCTACGGCGCCGGCAGCGTCAGCGCCGAACGCATGAGCGGCATGCTGCGCCGGATCGCCACCAGCCCGGTGTCGAAGGCCGACATCATCCTCGGCAAGATCATCGGCCGCATGGCGGTCGCCGCGGTTCAGGTCACCGTCCTCGTGCTGGTCTGTCTCCTCGGCGCCCGCTTCTTCGGCGAGGGGCTCGGCGGCCGGCCGCTCGCGGTCTGGGCGATCCTGATCCTGTTCGGGGCGACGGTGGCGCCGCTCGGCGTCGCGGTCGGCGGCTTCATCCGCGATCCCGACCGCGCCGCGAACGTCGGCGTGATGGCGACGCTGGGCATGGCCGCCCTCGGCGGCTGCTGGTGGCCGATCGAGGTGGTGTCCCCGGCGCTGCAGAAGGTCGCCCTGCTGTTTCCGACCGGCTGGGCGATGCGCGCCCTGCACGGCGTGATCTCGTTCGGCGAGGGGCTGCAAGGAGTGGCAGTGCCGCTCGCGGCGCTCGCGCTCTACGGCCTCGCTTTCACCGCCGCCGCCGCCCGCCTGCTGCGCGCCGACTGAGCCGCGGCGGCCGCAGCCGGTCAGCCGCGATGGTGCCGCTCGTAGTAGCGCCGCGCCTTGGCCCGGTTGCCGCAGCTCGCCATGTCGCACCACTTGCGGCGGCCGTTGCGGCTGCCGTCGAGAAACAGCCACGAGCAGGTCTCAGAGGCGCACTCCCGCACGCGCTCGACGCGCTCCGAGGTCAGCAGATCGGCGGCCGACCGCACCACCGGCCACAGCATCTGATCGACGGTGCCCTCGGGAACCAACCACTCCCAGCGGCAGCGCGCCTCACCCGGCCGCAGGCGCAGGTGCGGCAGCGCCTCGGCGAGGAGTCGGTTGATCGCGCCGAGGCCTTCGGCGTCCGGCGGCTGTCCCTCGGCGATCCGCGCGAAGGCGAGGAAGATCGCCGCACGAAGCTCCGCGGCGCGCCGCACCGCCGCTGCCGCTTTCTCTCGTTCGCGGCGCGCGCGCTCGAGCAACCGCTGGCCCTGGCCCGGGGCGAGGACGCCGGCCTGCACCGCCCACGCGACGAGGTCCGCGTACGCGAGGACCGAGTCCGCCGGCGGCTCGAGGCGGGCCGCGAGAGCGTTCGCGAAGTCCAGACAGAGGCTGCCAGCATCGAACTGGAAGGTCGGCTCGGCCATGACCCATGATAACCGATATTCTTCACTTGACAAGTTAGACGAGGAAGCGTATCGTAACTAGCGTAACTCTCTTTGATGGTGAGGAGACTCCGATGACCGATGCTCTCATTCCCCAGCCGGGCCTCAGCGAGCTCGAGCGCCGCGCCCTGCGCAGCTCGCTTTCTGACCGCCGCGAGCGGCTGGCGGCGCTGCCGACCGCCGCGCTCGGGCCGCGCGTCGCCAGCCTGCTCGCCGAGGTCGATGCCGCCCTTGACCGGCTCGAGGGCCCGGACTTCGGGGCGTGCACCCGCTGCGACGGCCACGTCGAGGCGGACCGGCTCCGCGCCAACCCGCTGACCACCGTCTGCCTCGACTGTCTGAGCGAGCCGGAGCGGCGCGCGCTCGAGCGCGATCTCGAGCTGGCGTCGCGAGTGCAGGCCTCGCTGCTGCCGCCGTGGGACTTCTCATCCGGCGACTGGAGCGGCCACTTCCTCTACCAGCCGCACGGCGCGGTGAGCGGCGACTACGTGGACGTGCTCGCCCCGGGCGGGCCGAACGATGACCTCCTAGTCATGGTCGGCGACGTTTCCGGCAAGGGCGTCGCCGCCGCCCTGCTGATGTCGCACCTGCACGCGGTGTTCCGGGCGACGGCCGGGTCGTGCCTGGTCGAGATGGTCGAGCGTGCCAATCGCCTGCTCTGCGCCGCCTCGCCGACCGGCGCCTTCGCCACCCTGGTGGCGGCCCGGCTGCAGCCCGACGGCGAGGTCGAGCTGTGCACCGCCGGCCACACCTCGCCGATCGTCGTCGCCGCCTCCGGCATCACCGAGCTGCCCGCCGACAGCATGCCGATCGGCCTCTTCTCCGACGCTCCCTTCGCCACCCGTCGGCTCCGCCTCGCGCCCGGCGACGCCCTCGTGCTGTACACCGACGGCCTCACCGAGAGCACGTCGGCCGACGGCGTCGAACTCGGGGGCGAGGGCGTACGCGCGGCGCTCGCGGCGGCCTCCTGGAGGACTCCGGCCGAGCTGGTGCGGACGGCGAGCGCGGCCGCGCTCGGCTTTCACCGCCACGACGACTTGACGGTGCTCGCCGTGACTCGCCGCTCAGCCAACTGACGGCTCGTCGACGACCACCCGCGCCAGCGGCCGCGTCAGCCGGCTCGCGATCCGCAGGAGCAGGAGGCACGCCACAGCGGCGAGCCCCGCGACCAGGCCCCACCACAGGCCCCGCGGGCCGAGCCCGACGTGGAAGCCGAGCGCCAGGCTGACCGGCAGGCCGACCAGCCAGAACCCGAGGACGTTGACGACCATCGGCGCGCGGGTGTCGCCGAGGCCGCGCAGGATCCCGGAGGACACGACCTGGATCCCGTCGAACACCTGGAAGACGCCGGCGATCGGGATCAGCGCTGCCGCCACGGCGATCACCGCGGCGTCGGAGGTGTAGGCGCCGGCGAGCCCCCGGGGCAGCCCGAGAAAGGCAAGGGCGGTGCAGGCCATGAACCCGACCCCGCAGGCCAGGGCGGAGGCCGCGGCGCGCCGCACTCCGGGGCCGTCCGACCGCCCGACGGCGTGGCCGACCCGCACCGCCGCCGCCGACGCCACCCCGAGCGGCACCATGAAGGTCAGCGACGCCAGGTTGATCGCCACCTGGTGGGCCGCCATCTCGACCGTGCCGAGCCCTCCCATGAGCAGGCCGATGATGCCGAACGCCGCCAGCTCGAGCTGGATCTGGATCCCGATCGGCGCGCCGAGGCGCGCCATCGCCAGCAGCGGCTGGAGCCGGAGCGTCTCGGGATCGACCCTCGACAGAAGCGGCAGCAGCTCCCGGCGGTCCGCGGCGAGAACGCCGAAGAAGAGAACGAATCGGCACGCCGAGGTGGCCCACGCCGACCCGAAGGCGCCCATCGCCGGCGCTCCGAGCAGGCCGAACACCAGCACGATGTCGAGGGCGAGGTTGAGCAGGTTGGCGGCGATCATGACGACGACGATCGGCCGCATCCGCTCGTGGGCCTGCAGGGTCTGGCGCAGCACGACGAAGCCGAAGAAGGGCAGCAGCCCGGGCAAAGATCGATAGACGTAACCGGCGGCGATCGGCACCGTGCCCGGCGGCTGCCGCAGCAGGGTCATGATCGGCTCGACCGGCAGCAGCAAGAGGGTCGCCGGCACCGTGATCGCGGCGGCCAGCAGCAGCCCTCGCTGCACGGCGCGCCGCACCGCCGGCTCGTCCCGCGCGCCCACCGCCTGCGCCACCACCGGGTCGAGCGCGAGCAAGAGCCCGATCGCGAACGCCGAAACCGTCATCACGGCGAGGTTGCCGAGGGCGACGGCCGCGAGCGCCTCGGCCGACAGCCGGCCCACGACCATGGTGTCGACCACGCCCATCAGCATCATCCCGACCTGCACCGCGACCACCGGCACCGCCAGCCGGAGCATGGCGGCAAGGTCGGCGCGGCGCGGCGGCTCGAGGGCGCGGCTCATCTCTGGCTCCGACCGCACAGGATAGCAGTGGGTGAGGGGCCAGGGGTTGGGGAGAAGGAATTGAGGGTTGGGCGTCCCCCTGCCCGTGCCCGTGCCCGAGATTGCGCTGAAACTCGAGGTGCCTCTGCCGGAGCCGGGCACGGAGACGGAGACGGGCGCGGAGACGCGCGGAGGCGATCTCCGGGATCCTGGCTGTCAATTCTCACGAAGTCGATCAGCTCAGCCTGTCGGCCCGCGACCGTCGCCGCGCCGGCTACGACCCGGGCACCAGCAGATCGATGCGGGCGAGCAGGGCCGCGATCTCGTCCTCGCTGAGCAGGCCCGCGAGCTCGGCGTGCACGGCGTCCCGGTCGAGCGTCGCCAGCCGCTCCTCGAGCCACCCTTCGAGCCGCGAGCGGACGTCCCTGACGTGCGCGGCAGCCGGGGGCTTGGCGGCGAAGGCGCGCTCGTGATCGATCAGGTGGAGGCGCCAGTTGCCGGGTGTGATCAGCATGTTCGCGCCGTTGCGGTCGATGTTGAAGATGACGAGGTCGAAGACCTTGGAGGCGGCGAGGCTCGACGCGAACGCCTCGGGATCGGCCGGCTGCAGGTCCTCGGCGCGCCGGCTGTCCTCGCTGATCGCGTTCTCGACCCAGAGCTGCAGCGATCCGACGGCGCCGTCGATCTCGCGCAGCACGGTCGCCGGCACCATCCCGAGCCCGAGCAGCCGATCGAGCCGGTAGGCCGCGACCTCGTGGCTGTACCGCCGGCCGTCGTCGGCGACCGTCTTGAAGATCGCCTTTGACCGCCGCCCGTCGTCGGCGAGCCCGATCTGGACCGGGTGGGTCGACCCGCTTCCCACCTCCTCCTTCCACGCCACCGGCGCCGTCCTCAGGAACTCCTCGAGGTCAGCATCCGAGCTGAACCGATCCGCCGTGAACTCCCAGCGCTGCGGCGCCAGCGGCCGCGATCCCTCGCCCGGGTAGACCGCGAGCACCTGGCCGTTGCGGATCTCGACGGCCGACGGCCGCCCCTCGTAGTGGCTCTCCAGCATCCCGGTGTCGGCGATCACCACGGCACCGTCGAAGCGGGTCAACAGGCGGGTGGTGTGGGACGGGGTGTGTCCGACCACGACCCCGGCCGCGTCCAGGTGGGCGAGCACCTGATCGACCAGCGGCCGCTCCCCGGAGTCGGGGTTCAGGCTGGTCCCGCGGTACCACAGCGGGCCGTCGGGCCGGAACACCAGGCCGTTGCCGAGCTCGAGCATGGACCGCGCCAGCACGACCGCCTCGCCCGGGACCGCTGAAGCTGTCCCGCCGCCGCTGTCGGCGAGCGCCTGGGCCGCGCCGATCTGCTCGCCGAGGTTCCATTCCGGCGCCATCGCGCCGAGCTCGATCAGCCGCCGCTGCGCCGCCACGAACTCCCGCAGCTCACCCATCGCGACCCGGTTGATCTGGTCCGGCGCGACCTCGAGCAGCAGCGGCGACAGCCCGCCGTGGATGAACGCGACGTCGTTGATCTCGACCAGGATCTGCTGGTCGAGCAGCCAGTGCCCGTACAGCCCGTCGGGAGAGAAGGCCCGCCGGTGGCCGAAGTAGCCGGTCGGATAGCGCTGATCGAACTCCTCACGCACCCTCCTGAGGTCCAGGTTGTTGGCCAGCGCCAGCTGGGCGTAGCGCTTGCGGGCCTGCTTGCGGTCCTGGGGATCCTCGTCGGGCGCGTAGGCCGCGAGCTCCTCCGGGCTGGCGTAACGGAGGTCGCCCACCAGATTCATCACCTCGTGGTTACCGAGCACCAGGTGAACGCGGCCCCCGGCCTGCTGCGCCTCGGCCTGGAGGCGCATGACCAGGGTCAGCGCCTGCCGGGACTGCGGGCCCCGATCGACCAGATCGCCGAGCATCACCAGGTGGGAGCGCCCCCCCGACCAGACGCGCTCGTCCGAGATCAGGCCGGCTTCCCGCAGCACCGCGAGCAGGGCCGGGTAGGCGCCGTGGACGTCTCCGACCGCGACCACGCGCTCGACGCCCGTGAAGCGCCACTGGCGGTCGGTCTCTCCTGCGACAGCCGAGCCTGCCGCAACCAGGAGCAGCGCGGCGATCGCCGGCAGGGCCGCGCAGGCCACCCGTCGGCCGAGCGAAGTCCCGGTCACCGCGCCCCAGGGCGTGCGATCCCATCGTCGGCGGGCGAGTGCGAGCGATTCCAACCCGATCCATCCTAACCCGCGCCAGCCCGACGCGATTCCGTTCCCGTTCCCGTCCCCGTTCCCGTTCCCGAGGGGGCTTCTCTGCGACCTGTGCTTCCCCGCCCGCTTCCGCTTCCGGGCCCGTGCCCGTGCCCGTCTCCGTGCCCGTGCCCGCTCGTTCGCTCCGCCCTCGAGATCGCATCGCGCCCCCAGATCCCAGCCCCTAGATCCTCTTCCGATTCGACCTGCTACACTCCCCGCCCAAGATCGGGAAGTAACCCAGCGCGACGGGTGGCGGCCCCGTCCCGCCGGGGACGTTCGAGGAGAGGCGCATGCGGCGAGGTCGGCTGCGGCTCGAGGACGGGAGCGTCGTCGAGGGGGCTGCGTTCGGCGCGACCGGCGCGGTTGCCGGCGAGGTCGTCTTCAACACCGGCATGGTCGGCTACCCGGAGTCGCTCACCGACCCTTCCTACGCCGGCCAGATCCTCGTGCTGACCTACCCCCTCGTCGGCAACTACGGGGTGCCGGCCTTCGAGCGCGATGCTGACGGCCTGCCGCTTGCCTTCGAGTCGGAGCGGATCCAAGCCGCCGGCCTGGTGGTGTGGGAGCGCTCCGAGCGCTACAGCCACGCCCGCGCCGCGCGCAGCCTGGACGACTGGCTCAAGGAGGAGGGCATCCCCGGGCTGGCCGGCGTCGACACCCGCGCGCTGACCAAGCGCCTGCGCACGGGCGGAACCATGCTCGGCGCGATCGAGCCGGCCGACGCCGCGGAGGCGCTGCCGCTGACCGACCCGAACGCCACCAACCTGGTGGCGGGCGTCAGCGTCGACGAGGTCACTCGCCACGCCGGCGCCGCCGCCGACGCGCCGACCGTGGTCCTGCTCGACTGCGGCGCCAAGGTCAGCATCGTCCGCAGCCTGCTGCGGCGCGGCCTGGCCGTCCTGCGGGTCCCCCACGACCACTACTTCCCGGGCGAGCGACTCGACGGCCTGGTGATCTCCAACGGGCCGGGCGACCCGACGATGTGCCGGGCCGCGATCCGCAACATCGAGCGGGCGCTCGCCCTCGACGTGCCGATCCTCGGCATCTGCCTCGGCAACCAGCTGCTCGCACTGGCCGCCGGCGCGGAGACCTACAAGCTGCCGTTCGGCCACCGCAGCCAGAACCAGCCGTGCGTCGAGCTGCTGCCGTCGGGCGAGCGCGGCCGGCGCTGCGTGATCACCTCGCAGAACCACGGCTTCGCGGTGCGCGCCGCGTCGCTGCCCGACGACTGGCGGCTGTGGTTCGTCAACGCCAACGACGGCACGGTGGAGGGCATCCGGCACCGGTCCAAGCCGCGCTGGGGGGTCCAGTTCCATCCCGAGGCCAACCCGGGGCCGGTGGACTCGGCCTGGATCTTCGACGACTTCGCCGAGGCGGTGCGCAGGGGGCGGCGATGAGGAGCGATCTGCCGCGGACCGTGCTCGTGCTGGGCAGCTCGGCGCTGAAGATCGGCGAGGCCGGCGAGTTCGACTACTCCGGCAGCCAGGCGATCAAGGCCCTCAAGGAGGAGGGCATCCGCACCGTCCTCATCAACCCCAACGTCGCCACCATCCAGACCTCCGAGCACCTCGCGGACGAGGTCTACTTCGTCCCGGTGACGCCGGCGTTCGTGGAGCAGGTCATCGAGCGGGAGAAGCCGGACGGCATCCTGCTCGGCTTCGGGGGGCAGACCGCGCTCAACTGCGGCGTCGAGCTCTACCGCAGGGGCGTGCTCGACCGTCACGCGGTGCGCGTCCTCGGCGCGCCGATCGAGGCGATCCTCGACACCGAGGACCGCGAGCGCTTCATCGCGCGGCTTTCCGAGATCGGGGTCGACGTGCCGCGCAGCCGGCCGACGACCAGCGTCGAGCAGGCCGTGGCGGCAGGCGGCGAAATCGGTTACCCGTGCATGGCGCGGGTCGCCTTCGCGCTCGGCGGGCTGGGCTCCGGCATCTGCCGCAGCCCCTCCGACCTCGAGGCCCTGGCGCGCCGCGCCTTCGCCCACACCGGCCAGGTCCTGGTCGAGGAGTACCTCGAGGGCTGGAAAGAGATCGAGTACGAGGTGATGCGGGACGCTGCCGACAACTGCATCACCGTCTGCAACATGGAGAACATCGACCCGATGGGGATCCACACCGGCGAGAGCCTGGTGGTGGCGCCGAGCCAGACCCTCGACGACGAGGAGTACCACCTGCTGCGCGAGGTGGCAATCCGGGTCGTGCGCCACCTCGGGATCGTCGGCGAGTGCAACATCCAGTACGCTCTCTCACCGGACGGCGGGGGCTACCGGGTGATCGAGATCAACGCCCGGCTGTCGCGCTCCTCGGCGCTCGCCTCCAAGGCGACCGGCTACCCGCTCGCCTTCGTGGCCGCCAAGCTCTCGCTCGGCAGGGCGCTGACCGAGGTCCCCAACTCGGTCACCCGCTCGACCTGCGCCTGCTTCGAGCCGGCGCTCGACTACGTGGTGGTGAAGGCGCCGCGCTGGGACTTCCGCAAGTTCCCCGGGGTCGAGCAGCGGATCGGCTCGGCCATGAAGTCGGTGGGCGAGGTGATGGCGATCGGCCGCCGCTTCGAGGAGGCGCTGCAGAAGGCGCTGCGAATGACCGAGACCGGCGCCCGCGGCCTGGTGCTCAACGACCGCATCTCGTTCGACGACCTGCCCACCGCGCTCGCCGAGCCCACCGAGCGGCGGATCTTCGCGGTCGCGGCGGCGATCTCGAGCGGCATGTCGACCGAGGGCATCCACCGGATCACCCACATCGACCGCTGGTTCCTCGACAAGATCGCGGGCGTGGTCGAGGTCGAGGAGCGGCTGCGCGCGCGCAGCCTCGAGACTCTCGATCGCGAGCTGCTCAGAGAGGCCAAGCAGCACGGCTTCTCCGACGCGCAGGTGGCGGCCGCGATCGGCAGCGACGAGGCGAGCGTGCTCTCCCGCCGCCACGACTTCGGCCTGCACCCCTCGGTCAAGCAGATCGACACCCTGGCGGCCGAGTACCCCGCCGCCACCAACTACCTGTACCTCACCTACAACGGCGCCGAGGACGACGTCCCCTACCACCAGGAGGGAACGGTGATGATCCTCGGCCCGGGCGCCTACCGGATCGGCTCGTCGGTCGAGTTCGACTGGTGCTGCGTCAACGCCGCCCGCACCCTGCGCTCGCTCGGCTACCGGACGCTGATGGTCAACCACAACCCCGAGACGGTCAGCACCGACTACGACGAGTGCGACCGGCTCTACTTCGACGAGCTGAGCTTCGAGGCGGTCACCGAGATCTACCGCAAGGAGACGCCACTCGGGATCATCCTGTCGATGGGCGGGCAGGTGCCCAACAACCTGGCGCTGCGCTGCTCCGAGGCCGGGATGCGGGTGCTCGGCACCTCGCCTCGCTCGATCGACCGCGCCGAGAACCGCCACCGCTTCTCGCGGCTGCTCGAGGAGCTCGGCGTGCCCCAGCCGGCGTGGCAGGAGCTGACCTCGGTCGAGGCGACGCAGCGCTTCGCCTCGGAGCAGGGCTACCCGGTCATCGTGCGTCCGTCGTACGTCTTGTCGGGGGCGGCGATGGCGGTGGCCGGCAGCGACGAGGAGCTCAACTTCTTCCTCGACAAGGCGATCGAGATCTCGCCGGACCACCCGGTGGTGGTGTCGAAGTTCATCGAGAACGCCAAGGAGATCGACGTCGATGCGGTCGCCCGCGATGGTGAGCCGGTGTGCTGGGCGGTGTCCGAGCACGTCGAGAACGCCGGCGTGCACTCCGGCGACGCGACCCTGGTGCTGCCGCCCCAGCGCACCTACCTCGAGACGATGCGCCGGATCCGGGTCATCACCACCCAGGTCGCGCGGTCGCTCGAGATCACCGGGCCGTTCAACATCCAGTTCCTGGCCAAGGACAACCGGGTGATGGTGATCGAGTGCAACCTGCGCGCCTCGCGCTCCTTTCCGTTCGTGTCCAAGGTGCTCAAGCGCAACTTCATCGACGCCGCGACCCGGGTCATGATGGGCCGGCCGGCGGCTGCCGACGACCGCTCGTTTCTCGACCTCGACTACGTCGGGGTCAAGGCGCCCCAGTTCTCGTTCACCCGCCTCGAGGGCGCCGACCCCACCCTCGGCGTCGAGATGGCGTCAACCGGCGAGGTCGCCTGCCTCGGCTGGGACTTCGACGAGGCGTTCCTCAAGGCGCTGATCGCGGTCGGCTTCCGCTTCCCGATTGGCAGCGCGCTGCTGTCGACCGGGCCGATCGAGAGCAAGGCCGCGATCCTCGACAGCGTCCGCCGTCTGGTCGGCCTCGGCGTGAAGCTCTACGCGACCCGCGGCACCGCCGAGTTTCTCGAGCCCAAGGGCATCGCCACCGAGACCGTGCGCTGGCCGCTCGAGGGCGGACGGCCCAACGCGCTCGACTGCATCCGCGAGCGCAAGGTCGACCTGGTCATCAACATCCCCAAGCACTTCCAGAAGGAGGAGCTGACCAACGACTACATCATCCGCCGCACCGCCGTCGACTTCGGGGTGCCGTTGATCACCAACCGCCAGCTCGCCGAACGGCTGACCGAGGCGCTCGAGCGGGTGGCGATCGGCGAGCTCAAGGTCCGCCCGTGGCGCGAGTACCCGGGATAAGGGAGCCCGGCTCTGGGCGGGGAGACCTGATCAACGGCAGCTCGAGGTGATTCGGGAACGGGGACGGGAACGGGAGCGGGAACGGGTGCGCCCCTCTTCCCTTTTCCCCATCCCCTACTCCCTCATTCGCCTCACACCTCCACGCTCGAGCCGGTCGCGAACGGCTGCAGGGCGCTGCCCATCACGCCGCGCAGCACGCCGAAGGCCCTGCGGCCGGTGCAGTGGCCGGTGTAGACCGTGCCCGAGGTCAGCTCGAGGATCGTGCGGCCGATCGCCTCCACCTCCTCACGGGACGCCGCCATGCTGTCGAAGAACGGCACGCCGATGAGGTGGAAGCCGCCGAACACCGCCTTGACCGGGACACCGGGGAAGCGGGTGCGGGCGGACTCGATCATGTTGAGGATGCCGTGGTGGGAGCATCCGGTGAAGACGACGATCCCGTCGTCGTCCCGCACCACCAGCACCAGCTCGTGCTCGAAGGGATCGGGCACCAGCGAGCCGCCGCGCTCCACCCACAGGTGGCGGTTGCCCTGGGGACGAGGGTGGTGGGCGCCGATCCGGGTCAGCAGCACGACCCCGGGCGCGATCTCCGCCGACTCGGTGAGCAGCTCGAAGCGGTGCGCGAAGCGGTCGAAGAGCATGGGATCGAGGCCGATCGGCCGCTTGATGACCACCAGCGAACGAAAGAAGCGGGGCGCCCACCCGCTCGCCCGGAGATGGACCCGCGCCCGGTCGTTGACGGCGAGGAAGCGCTGGAGGCCGCCG includes the following:
- a CDS encoding ABC transporter permease; the encoded protein is MSRAALTLARLDLRQTLADRSAVMWMFIMPVVFATFFGMVMGGGSDPTTAQVKLTVVDEDRGELARMLIDDLAGARLAIAEIPPEAAGSTPDKTRTLVIPKGFTERVLAGDQVTLVLERDPGSNSEASLAAQARIAGAIARLIGRLVEAQAASETEGPAELGAVLATAGAVDVVTVESRYAGKARVAPGGFAHSVPGNTVMFVMLVALTYGAGSVSAERMSGMLRRIATSPVSKADIILGKIIGRMAVAAVQVTVLVLVCLLGARFFGEGLGGRPLAVWAILILFGATVAPLGVAVGGFIRDPDRAANVGVMATLGMAALGGCWWPIEVVSPALQKVALLFPTGWAMRALHGVISFGEGLQGVAVPLAALALYGLAFTAAAARLLRAD
- a CDS encoding CGNR zinc finger domain-containing protein, yielding MAEPTFQFDAGSLCLDFANALAARLEPPADSVLAYADLVAWAVQAGVLAPGQGQRLLERARREREKAAAAVRRAAELRAAIFLAFARIAEGQPPDAEGLGAINRLLAEALPHLRLRPGEARCRWEWLVPEGTVDQMLWPVVRSAADLLTSERVERVRECASETCSWLFLDGSRNGRRKWCDMASCGNRAKARRYYERHHRG
- a CDS encoding SpoIIE family protein phosphatase; translated protein: MTDALIPQPGLSELERRALRSSLSDRRERLAALPTAALGPRVASLLAEVDAALDRLEGPDFGACTRCDGHVEADRLRANPLTTVCLDCLSEPERRALERDLELASRVQASLLPPWDFSSGDWSGHFLYQPHGAVSGDYVDVLAPGGPNDDLLVMVGDVSGKGVAAALLMSHLHAVFRATAGSCLVEMVERANRLLCAASPTGAFATLVAARLQPDGEVELCTAGHTSPIVVAASGITELPADSMPIGLFSDAPFATRRLRLAPGDALVLYTDGLTESTSADGVELGGEGVRAALAAASWRTPAELVRTASAAALGFHRHDDLTVLAVTRRSAN
- a CDS encoding MATE family efflux transporter; amino-acid sequence: MSRALEPPRRADLAAMLRLAVPVVAVQVGMMLMGVVDTMVVGRLSAEALAAVALGNLAVMTVSAFAIGLLLALDPVVAQAVGARDEPAVRRAVQRGLLLAAAITVPATLLLLPVEPIMTLLRQPPGTVPIAAGYVYRSLPGLLPFFGFVVLRQTLQAHERMRPIVVVMIAANLLNLALDIVLVFGLLGAPAMGAFGSAWATSACRFVLFFGVLAADRRELLPLLSRVDPETLRLQPLLAMARLGAPIGIQIQLELAAFGIIGLLMGGLGTVEMAAHQVAINLASLTFMVPLGVASAAAVRVGHAVGRSDGPGVRRAAASALACGVGFMACTALAFLGLPRGLAGAYTSDAAVIAVAAALIPIAGVFQVFDGIQVVSSGILRGLGDTRAPMVVNVLGFWLVGLPVSLALGFHVGLGPRGLWWGLVAGLAAVACLLLLRIASRLTRPLARVVVDEPSVG
- a CDS encoding metallophosphoesterase is translated as MTGTSLGRRVACAALPAIAALLLVAAGSAVAGETDRQWRFTGVERVVAVGDVHGAYPALLAVLREAGLISDERVWSGGRSHLVMLGDLVDRGPQSRQALTLVMRLQAEAQQAGGRVHLVLGNHEVMNLVGDLRYASPEELAAYAPDEDPQDRKQARKRYAQLALANNLDLRRVREEFDQRYPTGYFGHRRAFSPDGLYGHWLLDQQILVEINDVAFIHGGLSPLLLEVAPDQINRVAMGELREFVAAQRRLIELGAMAPEWNLGEQIGAAQALADSGGGTASAVPGEAVVLARSMLELGNGLVFRPDGPLWYRGTSLNPDSGERPLVDQVLAHLDAAGVVVGHTPSHTTRLLTRFDGAVVIADTGMLESHYEGRPSAVEIRNGQVLAVYPGEGSRPLAPQRWEFTADRFSSDADLEEFLRTAPVAWKEEVGSGSTHPVQIGLADDGRRSKAIFKTVADDGRRYSHEVAAYRLDRLLGLGMVPATVLREIDGAVGSLQLWVENAISEDSRRAEDLQPADPEAFASSLAASKVFDLVIFNIDRNGANMLITPGNWRLHLIDHERAFAAKPPAAAHVRDVRSRLEGWLEERLATLDRDAVHAELAGLLSEDEIAALLARIDLLVPGS
- the carA gene encoding glutamine-hydrolyzing carbamoyl-phosphate synthase small subunit gives rise to the protein MRRGRLRLEDGSVVEGAAFGATGAVAGEVVFNTGMVGYPESLTDPSYAGQILVLTYPLVGNYGVPAFERDADGLPLAFESERIQAAGLVVWERSERYSHARAARSLDDWLKEEGIPGLAGVDTRALTKRLRTGGTMLGAIEPADAAEALPLTDPNATNLVAGVSVDEVTRHAGAAADAPTVVLLDCGAKVSIVRSLLRRGLAVLRVPHDHYFPGERLDGLVISNGPGDPTMCRAAIRNIERALALDVPILGICLGNQLLALAAGAETYKLPFGHRSQNQPCVELLPSGERGRRCVITSQNHGFAVRAASLPDDWRLWFVNANDGTVEGIRHRSKPRWGVQFHPEANPGPVDSAWIFDDFAEAVRRGRR
- the carB gene encoding carbamoyl-phosphate synthase (glutamine-hydrolyzing) large subunit, whose translation is MRSDLPRTVLVLGSSALKIGEAGEFDYSGSQAIKALKEEGIRTVLINPNVATIQTSEHLADEVYFVPVTPAFVEQVIEREKPDGILLGFGGQTALNCGVELYRRGVLDRHAVRVLGAPIEAILDTEDRERFIARLSEIGVDVPRSRPTTSVEQAVAAGGEIGYPCMARVAFALGGLGSGICRSPSDLEALARRAFAHTGQVLVEEYLEGWKEIEYEVMRDAADNCITVCNMENIDPMGIHTGESLVVAPSQTLDDEEYHLLREVAIRVVRHLGIVGECNIQYALSPDGGGYRVIEINARLSRSSALASKATGYPLAFVAAKLSLGRALTEVPNSVTRSTCACFEPALDYVVVKAPRWDFRKFPGVEQRIGSAMKSVGEVMAIGRRFEEALQKALRMTETGARGLVLNDRISFDDLPTALAEPTERRIFAVAAAISSGMSTEGIHRITHIDRWFLDKIAGVVEVEERLRARSLETLDRELLREAKQHGFSDAQVAAAIGSDEASVLSRRHDFGLHPSVKQIDTLAAEYPAATNYLYLTYNGAEDDVPYHQEGTVMILGPGAYRIGSSVEFDWCCVNAARTLRSLGYRTLMVNHNPETVSTDYDECDRLYFDELSFEAVTEIYRKETPLGIILSMGGQVPNNLALRCSEAGMRVLGTSPRSIDRAENRHRFSRLLEELGVPQPAWQELTSVEATQRFASEQGYPVIVRPSYVLSGAAMAVAGSDEELNFFLDKAIEISPDHPVVVSKFIENAKEIDVDAVARDGEPVCWAVSEHVENAGVHSGDATLVLPPQRTYLETMRRIRVITTQVARSLEITGPFNIQFLAKDNRVMVIECNLRASRSFPFVSKVLKRNFIDAATRVMMGRPAAADDRSFLDLDYVGVKAPQFSFTRLEGADPTLGVEMASTGEVACLGWDFDEAFLKALIAVGFRFPIGSALLSTGPIESKAAILDSVRRLVGLGVKLYATRGTAEFLEPKGIATETVRWPLEGGRPNALDCIRERKVDLVINIPKHFQKEELTNDYIIRRTAVDFGVPLITNRQLAERLTEALERVAIGELKVRPWREYPG
- a CDS encoding MBL fold metallo-hydrolase → MRVTTLIENGTLEGREDLKAEFGLSLHIRRGDLQILFDTGASGAFADNAERLGIDLGTVDLAVLSHHHYDHGGGLQRFLAVNDRARVHLRASGWAPRFFRSLVVIKRPIGLDPMLFDRFAHRFELLTESAEIAPGVVLLTRIGAHHPRPQGNRHLWVERGGSLVPDPFEHELVLVVRDDDGIVVFTGCSHHGILNMIESARTRFPGVPVKAVFGGFHLIGVPFFDSMAASREEVEAIGRTILELTSGTVYTGHCTGRRAFGVLRGVMGSALQPFATGSSVEV